From a single Ignavibacteria bacterium genomic region:
- a CDS encoding DNA recombination protein RmuC, with product MQELLLFIILFMLTVILLLTVRIWKNSAHETSSKLPDELRGMLSEGFSRTEKEIRAEFSSSRSEANNQSVQLRTELNNIFRLLEDSLLKRMVDLSKLQKSQLDIFSGNLVSLSKTVDEKIAALTQTNEKKFEELKEKVQEKLGELQTSNSQKLEEMRLTVDEKLQSTLEKRLGDSFRLVSERLEMVHRGLGEMQSLANGVGDLKRVLSNIKTRGTWGEVQLGSLIEQILSPEQYSKNVATKKNSSCIVEYAVKMPGRGNSPEEALWLPIDAKFPLEDYQRLCEAQDSAETAFVEESAKALENRIKSEARDIKEKYLDPPNTTDFAILFLPVEGLYAEILRRPGLTEKIQNEFRVIVAGPTTLTAILNSLQMGFRTLAIEKRSSEVWNLLGMVKTEFSNFGTILDKTRKKLQEASNTIENASVASRRIERKLKDVQALPASEGLELLIENTED from the coding sequence ATGCAGGAACTGCTGCTTTTTATAATACTGTTTATGCTGACGGTAATTCTGCTCCTTACCGTTAGGATATGGAAAAACAGCGCGCATGAGACTTCAAGCAAGCTGCCAGATGAACTCAGGGGGATGCTCTCTGAAGGCTTCAGCAGGACAGAAAAGGAAATCAGGGCCGAATTTTCTTCCAGCCGTTCTGAGGCAAATAATCAGTCAGTTCAGCTTAGAACGGAATTAAACAACATTTTCAGGCTCCTGGAAGACTCCCTTCTTAAGCGGATGGTAGACTTATCAAAACTCCAGAAGTCGCAGCTCGACATTTTCAGTGGAAACTTAGTTTCCCTTTCGAAAACAGTTGACGAAAAGATTGCGGCACTGACGCAGACAAACGAAAAGAAATTCGAAGAGCTAAAAGAAAAAGTGCAGGAAAAGCTTGGGGAACTTCAGACCAGCAATTCACAAAAGCTGGAAGAAATGCGTCTAACTGTGGATGAGAAACTGCAGTCCACCTTGGAAAAAAGGCTGGGCGATTCTTTCCGTCTGGTAAGTGAACGCCTTGAAATGGTGCACCGCGGGCTTGGTGAAATGCAGAGCCTGGCAAACGGGGTTGGCGACCTGAAGCGTGTACTTTCAAATATCAAAACCCGGGGCACCTGGGGGGAAGTACAGCTTGGCAGCCTTATTGAACAGATACTTTCGCCGGAGCAGTATTCGAAAAATGTTGCCACAAAAAAGAACAGCTCCTGCATCGTGGAGTATGCCGTAAAAATGCCCGGGCGCGGCAACTCTCCGGAAGAAGCACTATGGCTTCCTATAGATGCCAAATTCCCTCTTGAAGACTACCAGAGGCTCTGTGAGGCACAGGATTCAGCAGAAACGGCTTTTGTTGAAGAAAGCGCCAAAGCCCTGGAGAACAGGATAAAATCTGAAGCCCGGGACATAAAGGAAAAGTACCTCGATCCCCCGAACACAACAGACTTTGCAATACTTTTTCTGCCCGTAGAGGGCCTTTATGCAGAAATATTAAGGCGTCCCGGCCTGACAGAGAAGATTCAGAATGAATTCCGCGTAATAGTTGCAGGGCCTACGACACTGACGGCAATATTAAACAGCCTTCAGATGGGATTCAGAACACTCGCAATTGAGAAGCGTTCCAGCGAGGTCTGGAACCTGCTCGGGATGGTTAAAACTGAATTCAGTAATTTCGGCACCATTCTGGACAAAACCCGGAAAAAGCTGCAGGAGGCAAGCAACACAATTGAAAATGCCTCAGTGGCATCAAGGAGAATTGAGAGGAAATTAAAGGACGTACAGGCTCTTCCGGCCAGTGAGGGCCTTGAGTTATTAATTGAAAACACTGAGGATTAA
- a CDS encoding PAS domain S-box protein — MIKIRTKISVILALIFFLNALAVISFLDLYLLIALEALVFSVVSVLLWKWVAVPVNNLYKSFQNENLSLILPLLEEKSEFGEFANFLTSFIKQRKDLEYGIRHRRLAESELKRAHIELEERVVQRTNELLVTNQLLKNEIEERKSIERSLTETEDNLRVLAETTKDVLYRLRYATLTYDYLSPAISNLTGYTFEEINQIGLAGIIKKREFHSQSNAEEVKKLRTDSGFKEYQADYLICRKNGELIWVSDHSFAWREKSGELIGSVGVLQDITKRKLSEIMLQRQDEILKAISFQAEMFLKSSRWDENIDQVLKRLGEAAQVSRVYIFRNKTDEEGLLLMQQLYEWTAEGIPPQIDNPILQELPYSNVFTDSEVSALRRNEVSISNLETMAPEGKPLIEAQDIKSLVIVPIFVGKNWWGFIGFDDCLEIRDWSFAETEALKTAGDMIGAAMLQNSYEDELIKAKQLAERSDRLKTDFLTQMSHEIRTPLNTILSYISLIKEDVESRNFEDLPLFFETVDNGGKRLIRTIDLILNMSQVQTGNIECKYAELDLSEEILGLQQEFSVIAERKGLELSFNNNAAKSSIIGDKYTVDQIFENIIGNAIKFTPSGKIDVNLYNRNGSVCVDVKDTGIGILKEYIPHLFSPFSQEETGYTRRFDGNGLGLALVKKYAELNEAEIYVQSEKGVGSTFTVSFKKF, encoded by the coding sequence ATGATAAAAATCCGTACCAAGATCTCTGTTATCTTAGCTTTGATTTTTTTCTTAAATGCGCTTGCAGTTATATCATTTTTGGATTTATACCTGCTGATTGCTCTTGAGGCACTGGTCTTTTCAGTTGTTTCAGTACTTTTGTGGAAGTGGGTTGCCGTCCCGGTCAATAATCTCTATAAAAGCTTTCAGAATGAAAATCTGTCTTTAATTCTGCCTCTTTTAGAAGAAAAATCCGAATTCGGGGAGTTTGCAAACTTTTTAACCAGCTTTATAAAACAGAGGAAAGACCTTGAGTACGGAATCAGGCACAGGCGACTTGCTGAATCTGAACTTAAGCGTGCACACATTGAGCTGGAAGAAAGGGTGGTTCAAAGGACAAATGAACTTCTTGTGACAAATCAGCTTTTGAAAAATGAGATTGAAGAAAGGAAATCCATTGAGCGTTCTCTTACTGAAACGGAAGACAATCTGCGCGTCCTGGCAGAAACCACAAAGGATGTCCTCTACCGCTTAAGATACGCTACTTTAACCTACGATTATCTGAGCCCCGCTATAAGCAACCTGACGGGCTACACATTTGAAGAGATAAACCAGATCGGCCTTGCTGGGATCATTAAAAAGAGGGAATTTCACAGCCAGTCGAATGCAGAAGAGGTAAAAAAGCTAAGAACTGACTCAGGTTTTAAAGAATATCAGGCAGATTACCTGATCTGCCGGAAAAACGGCGAACTTATCTGGGTCAGTGATCATTCCTTTGCATGGCGCGAAAAGTCAGGTGAACTCATCGGCTCTGTTGGAGTACTGCAGGATATTACGAAAAGAAAGCTTTCAGAAATAATGCTTCAGCGCCAGGATGAAATTTTGAAGGCAATAAGCTTTCAGGCTGAGATGTTCCTGAAATCTTCCAGATGGGATGAAAACATTGACCAGGTGCTCAAAAGACTTGGTGAGGCAGCACAGGTAAGCCGCGTATACATATTCAGGAATAAAACTGATGAGGAAGGCTTGCTTTTAATGCAGCAGCTTTATGAGTGGACAGCCGAGGGGATTCCCCCCCAGATTGATAACCCCATACTTCAGGAACTGCCTTACAGTAATGTATTTACTGATTCTGAAGTCAGTGCTTTACGCAGGAATGAAGTTTCTATCAGCAATCTGGAAACTATGGCCCCGGAAGGAAAGCCCTTAATCGAAGCACAGGATATCAAATCTCTGGTAATCGTTCCAATTTTCGTCGGGAAAAACTGGTGGGGTTTCATTGGATTTGACGACTGTCTGGAAATAAGGGATTGGTCGTTTGCTGAGACTGAAGCCCTGAAGACAGCCGGCGATATGATTGGGGCTGCAATGCTGCAGAACTCCTATGAAGATGAGCTCATTAAGGCAAAGCAGCTTGCCGAGCGTTCAGACAGGCTGAAGACTGACTTCCTTACACAGATGTCGCATGAGATCAGAACTCCCCTTAATACAATTCTAAGCTATATTTCGCTTATTAAAGAAGATGTTGAGAGTAGAAATTTTGAGGACCTGCCGCTGTTCTTTGAAACAGTTGATAATGGGGGTAAAAGGCTTATCCGTACAATCGACCTCATACTTAATATGTCGCAGGTGCAGACAGGCAACATTGAGTGCAAATATGCAGAACTCGACCTGTCCGAAGAAATCCTGGGGCTTCAGCAGGAATTTTCAGTTATTGCCGAGCGCAAGGGGCTTGAGCTTTCTTTTAACAATAATGCCGCAAAAAGCAGCATAATTGGCGACAAATATACGGTAGACCAGATATTTGAAAACATTATCGGCAATGCCATCAAGTTCACCCCCTCGGGAAAAATTGATGTAAATCTTTATAACCGCAACGGCAGCGTTTGCGTGGACGTTAAGGATACCGGTATCGGGATTCTGAAAGAGTACATTCCTCACCTTTTTTCCCCTTTTTCGCAGGAGGAAACGGGCTATACAAGGCGCTTTGACGGAAACGGCCTTGGCCTGGCACTTGTGAAAAAATATGCAGAACTAAATGAGGCCGAAATTTATGTGCAGTCAGAAAAAGGAGTAGGCTCTACCTTTACGGTATCTTTTAAGAAATTCTAA
- a CDS encoding cell wall-active antibiotics response protein, with protein MSEIRRRSGRTLFLGAVIIVIGVLLLLANLDMLMFPLREFTYFPQGILILIGIILMANGNFRGGSILTILGVLFWASHHYDYDIWTIWPVLLIILGVYILLGVGRPHRRFRDHAAEKIADHVNEHFKQRFDRGANSASEDFLDETAVFSGIKKSVTSENFQGGRITSIFGGSEIDLYNCKLAPGNNILEVTAIFGGTTLFIPRDWKVVVEATPILGGFSDERRKDPSITYSDDRKLVIRGLLLFGGGEIKTA; from the coding sequence ATGAGTGAGATTAGAAGAAGATCCGGAAGAACACTTTTTCTTGGCGCTGTAATTATTGTTATAGGCGTCCTTTTGCTTTTAGCCAACCTGGACATGCTGATGTTCCCTTTAAGGGAATTCACTTACTTCCCGCAGGGAATCCTGATTTTAATAGGCATTATTTTAATGGCAAACGGGAATTTCAGGGGAGGCTCCATACTGACCATTCTCGGAGTTCTATTCTGGGCATCACACCATTATGATTACGACATCTGGACCATATGGCCTGTACTGCTGATAATACTCGGCGTATACATTTTGCTTGGCGTCGGCCGCCCGCACAGAAGATTCAGGGACCATGCTGCCGAGAAGATTGCAGACCATGTAAATGAACACTTCAAGCAGAGATTTGACAGAGGAGCTAACTCAGCAAGCGAAGACTTCCTCGATGAAACAGCTGTCTTCAGCGGCATAAAAAAATCTGTTACTTCAGAAAATTTTCAGGGCGGCAGAATAACTTCAATCTTCGGGGGCTCGGAAATAGACCTTTATAACTGTAAACTGGCTCCCGGAAATAACATTCTTGAAGTAACGGCAATCTTCGGCGGAACCACGCTTTTTATTCCCAGGGACTGGAAGGTGGTCGTTGAGGCGACCCCGATTTTAGGCGGCTTTTCAGACGAAAGAAGAAAAGATCCCAGCATTACATATTCAGACGACAGAAAGCTGGTCATAAGAGGGCTCCTGCTCTTTGGCGGCGGGGAAATTAAAACCGCATAA
- a CDS encoding histidine kinase, giving the protein MSNPLLILRNFLFYLFIWITVGVIHILFLYNSASLSLKDSISDSIVFNIVYMGLGLGLWYPVKFLSIENRSSSRFALQHVLAALSTSVLWLGLSALILLVVLNPGRELDSFLMRTAGWRILIGVMLYVIIASFYYLYIFYNSYNEKLIKESELKSYAREAELKSLKYQINPHFLFNSLNSISSLTLTDPSKAREMTIKLSEYMRMTLSESEKQFHNLSEEIKNVRLYLDIEKVRFGSKFEYVEELASSSSGVMIPPMILQPLLENAIKYGVYESLEKVIIKLSCQKENNYLKISVENNYDQEAVSPSGEKIGLKNILNRLSLVYHQDNLLVVDNRDGIFKVNIFIPLGES; this is encoded by the coding sequence ATGAGTAATCCGCTTCTCATACTAAGAAACTTTCTCTTTTACCTGTTTATATGGATAACGGTTGGCGTTATCCATATATTATTTCTTTACAATTCAGCAAGCCTGAGCCTTAAGGATTCAATTTCAGACAGCATTGTCTTTAACATAGTCTACATGGGCCTGGGCCTGGGATTGTGGTACCCTGTTAAGTTTCTTTCCATAGAAAACCGCAGCAGTTCCCGCTTCGCCCTTCAGCACGTACTGGCAGCTCTTTCCACTTCGGTTTTATGGCTTGGGTTGTCTGCCCTTATTTTGCTAGTAGTATTAAATCCCGGAAGGGAACTTGACAGCTTCCTTATGCGGACTGCAGGATGGAGAATTCTTATAGGTGTTATGTTATATGTTATAATTGCCTCATTTTATTACCTTTACATTTTTTACAACAGCTACAATGAAAAGCTAATAAAGGAGTCAGAGCTCAAAAGCTATGCCCGGGAAGCCGAGCTGAAATCCTTAAAGTATCAGATCAATCCCCACTTCCTGTTTAACAGCCTTAATTCCATAAGCTCACTTACGCTGACGGATCCATCAAAGGCGAGGGAAATGACAATAAAGCTTTCCGAGTATATGAGAATGACGCTCTCGGAAAGTGAAAAACAGTTCCATAATCTTTCAGAAGAGATTAAAAATGTAAGGCTTTATCTCGATATTGAAAAAGTGAGGTTTGGAAGTAAATTTGAGTATGTTGAAGAGCTCGCTTCCTCCTCAAGCGGAGTAATGATCCCGCCAATGATTCTTCAGCCTCTTTTAGAGAATGCGATAAAATACGGCGTATATGAAAGCCTTGAGAAGGTTATAATTAAGTTAAGCTGCCAAAAAGAGAATAATTATCTGAAAATCTCGGTTGAAAACAACTACGACCAGGAGGCCGTATCCCCGTCAGGGGAAAAAATAGGATTGAAGAATATACTAAACAGGCTCTCCTTAGTTTACCATCAGGATAATTTACTCGTTGTAGATAACAGGGATGGCATTTTTAAGGTAAATATATTTATTCCTTTGGGAGAATCTTAA
- a CDS encoding response regulator, translated as MSKINTVIIDDEPLAREIVKAYLKNFPEIEIAAECDNGFQGIKAINEFKPDLIFLDVQMPKINGFEMLELLEELPVVIFTTAYDQYALKAFEANAADYLLKPFSEERFSEAISKASFFLADKKRNEETLGNVFEQMDKKKEFLERVVVKNGPRIHIIPADKISFIEAQDDYVMINTAEGRFLKQKTMKFFEDHLNPEEFIRIHRSFLVRLSEIKQIELFEKETYRVQTSGGKFLPVSKSGYSRLKEIFQ; from the coding sequence ATGAGTAAAATAAATACAGTCATAATTGATGACGAACCCCTTGCCAGAGAAATCGTAAAGGCGTATCTGAAAAATTTCCCGGAAATTGAAATTGCCGCTGAATGCGATAACGGGTTCCAGGGAATTAAGGCAATAAATGAATTTAAGCCCGACCTCATTTTTCTTGACGTCCAGATGCCGAAAATCAACGGATTTGAGATGCTTGAACTTTTAGAAGAGCTCCCTGTGGTAATTTTTACAACTGCCTACGACCAGTACGCGCTGAAAGCCTTCGAGGCAAATGCGGCAGACTACCTGCTGAAGCCTTTTTCAGAAGAAAGGTTTTCCGAGGCGATAAGCAAAGCTTCTTTCTTCCTTGCCGATAAAAAGAGAAACGAGGAAACCCTGGGAAACGTTTTTGAACAGATGGATAAAAAGAAAGAATTCCTGGAAAGAGTAGTCGTCAAAAACGGCCCCAGGATACACATCATTCCGGCAGATAAAATTTCTTTTATTGAGGCCCAGGATGACTATGTAATGATTAATACTGCTGAAGGCCGGTTCCTGAAGCAGAAAACGATGAAATTCTTTGAAGACCACCTTAATCCCGAGGAGTTCATAAGGATACACCGCTCCTTCCTCGTGCGCCTGTCTGAAATAAAACAGATAGAGCTCTTTGAAAAAGAGACCTACCGCGTTCAGACCTCAGGCGGTAAATTCCTCCCGGTAAGCAAGAGCGGGTACTCGAGACTGAAGGAAATTTTCCAGTAA
- a CDS encoding acetaldehyde dehydrogenase (acetylating) has protein sequence MNLDKDLQSIQEARDLARKAKEAQLEFKHYSQEQVDKIIKAMAEAGFKEAERLAKMACEESGFGKWTDKKIKNEFGTKAVYEYIKDLKTVGVISSEMNGKLVKIAEPMGVVAALVPSTNPTSTAMFKSLISLKCRNAIVCSPHPRTANCTREALRVLSDAAEKAGAPKGLMQCMTVPTVEGTEALMKDKNVAVILATGSTPMVKAAYSAGKPAYGVGPGNVPAFIERTANYKKAVADIIFGTTFDNGTLCSSEQAMIVDRPLYDKVIEEVKAQGGYFVSGEEKTMLSRAIAKEGRINPDIVGMPAPWIAKYAGFSVPETTRVLVAEITKVGKDEPLSMEKLSPILALYTVDGWLEGCHKCIDILNFGGVGHSMSIHSGDNDIIMKFALEKPAFRILVNTVNSLGAVGYTTGLAPSLTLGPGTWGGSIVSENVTAKHLMNIKTLAFEVNPINQGNSVSSYGSAAGSSQSFMQQIEERLRARAGNPGLTFTAETKKPDFSEKKTEGAVYGSGMTKDTIDKIIREFKK, from the coding sequence ATGAATCTAGACAAAGATCTTCAGTCAATTCAGGAAGCCAGGGATTTAGCCAGGAAGGCTAAAGAAGCACAGCTGGAATTCAAGCATTATAGCCAGGAACAGGTAGACAAGATAATCAAGGCAATGGCTGAGGCCGGCTTCAAAGAAGCAGAACGCCTGGCTAAAATGGCCTGCGAGGAAAGCGGCTTCGGCAAGTGGACTGACAAGAAAATCAAAAACGAATTCGGAACGAAAGCCGTTTACGAATACATTAAGGATCTTAAGACCGTAGGCGTTATTTCAAGCGAGATGAACGGCAAACTCGTAAAAATTGCCGAACCTATGGGAGTTGTTGCTGCCCTTGTGCCTTCAACAAACCCCACTTCAACAGCAATGTTTAAGTCGCTTATTTCCTTAAAATGCCGTAATGCAATTGTCTGCAGCCCTCACCCAAGAACTGCAAACTGCACCCGGGAGGCTTTAAGAGTACTTTCCGATGCAGCCGAAAAAGCAGGCGCACCCAAAGGGCTTATGCAGTGCATGACCGTCCCCACGGTTGAAGGCACTGAAGCTTTAATGAAAGATAAAAACGTTGCCGTAATCCTTGCCACCGGAAGCACACCGATGGTTAAAGCCGCCTACAGCGCCGGGAAACCCGCATACGGGGTTGGCCCGGGAAACGTTCCGGCCTTTATTGAGCGCACTGCAAATTACAAGAAAGCAGTTGCTGATATAATTTTTGGAACTACGTTTGACAACGGCACACTCTGCTCTTCAGAACAGGCAATGATTGTTGACAGGCCTCTTTACGACAAAGTAATTGAAGAAGTAAAAGCCCAGGGCGGCTACTTTGTTTCAGGCGAAGAAAAAACAATGCTCTCGCGCGCAATAGCAAAAGAAGGAAGAATAAACCCTGATATCGTTGGAATGCCGGCACCGTGGATTGCCAAGTACGCAGGATTTTCTGTCCCTGAGACCACGAGAGTTCTTGTAGCTGAAATTACAAAAGTCGGAAAAGACGAACCCCTTTCGATGGAAAAGCTTTCCCCGATACTTGCCCTTTACACAGTTGACGGCTGGCTGGAAGGCTGCCATAAATGTATTGATATACTCAATTTCGGCGGCGTCGGCCATTCAATGTCTATACACTCAGGCGACAACGACATAATCATGAAGTTTGCTCTTGAAAAACCGGCCTTCAGGATTTTGGTCAATACAGTTAACTCTCTTGGCGCTGTGGGATATACTACAGGACTTGCTCCTTCGCTTACACTTGGCCCCGGAACTTGGGGAGGCTCAATAGTATCCGAGAACGTTACGGCCAAACATCTGATGAATATTAAAACCCTGGCCTTTGAGGTAAACCCCATCAATCAGGGTAACAGCGTTTCTTCATACGGCTCCGCTGCCGGAAGTTCTCAAAGCTTCATGCAGCAGATAGAGGAACGCCTGCGGGCACGCGCCGGCAACCCCGGACTCACCTTTACGGCTGAGACAAAAAAGCCGGATTTTTCGGAAAAGAAAACTGAAGGCGCCGTTTACGGCAGCGGCATGACAAAAGATACTATTGATAAGATAATCCGTGAGTTTAAGAAGTAA
- the lptB gene encoding LPS export ABC transporter ATP-binding protein — translation MEHSLTLRSEDLVKIYKKRTVVKKVSVQVTQGEIVGLLGPNGAGKTTTFYMIVGMIKPESGKVFLDSENITQMPMYKRARLGIGYLPQEASIFRRLSVEENLMAVLQVMDLSSKERKERCNQLLEDLNITHIRKSLGFQLSGGERRRTEIARALATNPKFILLDEPFAGVDPIAVEDIMNIVANLKNRGIGILITDHNVHETLSIVDKAYILISGNIFKYGTAEVLAEDADVRKLYLGEKFKLDRY, via the coding sequence ATGGAACATTCTTTAACATTAAGAAGCGAAGACCTGGTAAAAATATATAAAAAGCGGACAGTCGTGAAAAAAGTATCCGTTCAGGTTACACAGGGCGAAATTGTCGGCCTTCTGGGACCTAACGGAGCAGGGAAGACCACGACATTTTACATGATAGTTGGTATGATAAAGCCCGAAAGCGGCAAGGTGTTTCTGGATTCTGAGAATATAACACAAATGCCGATGTATAAAAGGGCGAGGCTTGGAATAGGGTACCTGCCCCAGGAAGCTTCAATATTCCGCCGCCTCAGCGTCGAGGAAAACCTGATGGCAGTGCTCCAGGTGATGGACTTGTCCTCTAAGGAAAGAAAAGAACGCTGCAATCAGCTTCTTGAGGACTTAAATATCACTCATATCCGTAAGAGCCTTGGCTTTCAGCTCAGCGGAGGGGAAAGAAGAAGAACTGAAATTGCACGAGCCCTTGCAACAAATCCAAAATTTATCCTTTTGGATGAGCCTTTTGCGGGAGTTGATCCTATTGCAGTTGAAGACATCATGAATATTGTTGCCAACCTTAAAAACCGGGGTATAGGTATACTGATTACAGACCATAACGTTCACGAGACACTGAGCATTGTGGATAAAGCTTACATCCTTATTAGCGGCAACATTTTCAAATACGGAACGGCAGAAGTCCTGGCTGAGGATGCCGACGTAAGAAAGCTTTATTTGGGAGAAAAGTTCAAACTGGACAGATATTAA
- a CDS encoding LPS export ABC transporter periplasmic protein LptC: MKTVIAAFIIFFSSFVASGQGRTGGLITVTGDSLAGKLIGGESIREVIGHVVLRQGNIVITCQKATQYLARNNAILEGNVVVRQDTLTIEAQRGYYYGNDRIAECKTGVKLNDGKVILTAVNGNYYFNEQRAYFSDKVKLYDTVSTMTCSVLNYYKNENRAVATGSVTINDSTNTIEADSMTHLRATRTTFADGNVQVSNSRNNVVVYGNHLENYALKKYTLINEKPLLMQVDTTADGKKDTLIISSRTMESYNDTSRTFVATDSVRILRGSFASANNYSIYYRNAEKIITYKRPKDTNVPVLWYEDTQLSGDSVNIFTENNRMRRIEVYNNCFILSHNEGYDTRYDQISGDQMTIYFDSTGIQHTDVNGNVLSIYYMYEKDEANGLTKSSAQKAKIFFNKKAVSEVKLYTSPVSEYYPENLVQNNELSFTLPAFFIKTGRPEKKSLLQAL, from the coding sequence GTGAAAACAGTAATTGCAGCATTTATCATATTTTTTAGTTCTTTTGTGGCCTCAGGACAGGGGCGTACCGGAGGACTCATTACTGTTACCGGCGACAGCCTTGCAGGCAAACTCATCGGCGGGGAGAGCATCAGAGAGGTAATAGGCCACGTTGTACTCAGGCAGGGGAACATAGTAATTACATGCCAGAAAGCCACACAGTACCTGGCAAGGAATAATGCCATACTGGAAGGCAATGTTGTAGTCAGGCAGGATACGCTTACAATTGAAGCCCAAAGAGGATATTATTACGGCAACGACAGAATAGCTGAATGCAAAACCGGAGTAAAATTAAATGACGGAAAAGTTATTCTGACTGCGGTAAACGGAAACTATTACTTTAATGAGCAAAGAGCTTATTTTTCCGATAAAGTAAAGCTTTATGACACGGTTTCCACAATGACGTGCAGCGTCCTGAACTATTATAAAAATGAAAACCGTGCCGTTGCAACCGGCAGCGTTACGATAAATGACTCCACTAATACGATCGAAGCTGACAGCATGACACACCTGAGGGCGACAAGGACAACCTTTGCGGACGGGAACGTCCAGGTATCAAACTCCAGGAATAATGTTGTTGTCTACGGAAACCATCTTGAGAACTACGCGCTGAAAAAATACACGCTGATAAATGAGAAGCCTCTTTTAATGCAGGTCGATACCACGGCAGACGGAAAGAAGGATACGCTTATTATCTCCTCGCGCACGATGGAATCCTATAACGACACCTCGAGGACCTTTGTTGCAACAGACTCAGTAAGAATTCTAAGGGGCAGTTTTGCGTCAGCCAATAATTATTCGATATATTACAGAAATGCGGAAAAGATAATTACATATAAGCGCCCAAAGGATACAAATGTGCCCGTTCTCTGGTACGAAGACACACAGCTCTCAGGTGACTCGGTGAATATTTTTACCGAAAACAACCGCATGAGGAGAATTGAGGTTTATAATAATTGTTTTATACTTTCGCATAATGAAGGCTATGATACCAGATACGACCAGATTTCAGGCGACCAGATGACAATCTACTTTGACTCTACAGGCATTCAGCATACAGACGTTAACGGTAATGTCCTGAGCATTTATTACATGTATGAAAAAGATGAGGCGAACGGGCTTACAAAGTCGAGCGCGCAGAAGGCAAAAATATTTTTCAATAAAAAAGCCGTAAGTGAGGTGAAATTATATACTTCACCCGTAAGTGAGTATTATCCTGAAAACCTGGTTCAGAATAATGAACTTTCTTTCACTTTGCCCGCGTTTTTCATTAAAACGGGCAGGCCCGAAAAAAAGTCGCTCCTTCAGGCACTATAA
- the lptC gene encoding LPS export ABC transporter periplasmic protein LptC, with amino-acid sequence MKILRKKNVKCNYHLIVGIAFLFMASAISFVGCSEDKIKPPVLAGTKEGEIPSQESWNFKMMFTDEGHLKAILTSSHAKVFDSRKETLLDTVRIDFYSENGQKASTLTSLKGKVDGITNNMYAIDSVVAKNDIGTVLKTQELMWRSKDRKIVSDKFVTITSPTEKIQGYGVVADQNLSNYVIYKPTFVTTPEGAGAMP; translated from the coding sequence ATGAAAATTCTGCGGAAAAAGAATGTTAAATGCAATTATCACTTAATTGTGGGAATTGCATTTTTGTTTATGGCTTCTGCCATTTCATTTGTGGGCTGTTCTGAGGATAAGATCAAGCCTCCCGTTCTTGCCGGAACAAAGGAGGGTGAAATACCATCGCAGGAGAGCTGGAATTTCAAAATGATGTTTACGGACGAAGGCCACCTGAAGGCAATTCTGACTTCTTCACACGCAAAGGTTTTTGATAGCAGGAAAGAAACACTTTTAGACACTGTGAGAATTGACTTCTACAGCGAGAACGGACAGAAAGCATCCACATTAACCTCTCTTAAAGGCAAAGTTGACGGCATTACAAATAACATGTATGCCATCGACAGCGTTGTGGCTAAAAACGACATCGGAACAGTTTTGAAGACGCAGGAGCTCATGTGGAGAAGCAAGGACAGGAAAATTGTCTCGGATAAGTTCGTTACAATTACTTCTCCAACTGAAAAAATACAGGGCTACGGTGTGGTTGCTGACCAGAACCTGAGCAACTATGTCATCTATAAGCCTACATTTGTCACAACTCCTGAAGGCGCCGGAGCTATGCCGTGA